Below is a window of Paramisgurnus dabryanus chromosome 20, PD_genome_1.1, whole genome shotgun sequence DNA.
TGTAATATTTGCCCATATGAGGTGATAATGCACATTGCACACTTAACATTAATCTTGCATAGCTAAATAATAAAGTGTTAATACATGAGTATTTCTATACCGTGTATCTCTATCTATGTGAAAGAAGTGGTGAAACTGAGGTAAGCAGAAGATGGGTTAtgggttttattgtttttttaaggaATTGGGTATTAGTTTGTATCAATCTGAGGTCTAGCATTGATAACATTCAGGCATTGGCGGCAGCAGATAAACTCTCTCCTCTTAGGCAGAAAGCAGAGCATCATGGGGGATGCGCATCCTAACATCAGCCTGAAATGGAAAAGAAAGATAAAATACAtggtaaaatatatttttaaaggtcTATATTTTACATCTATTTCATTTTTGAACAATTTGAATATATaagtgatatataaataaaattgaatttatttatttatttttaatattttttaataattcttACATAGGCTGAATTGCTCTCACATACTGTAGTGtgttgtaataaataaaaatgatctGACAAGTCAGTAAATTCACATAAAAGTGACCAGTAGATATTGTCAAGTGAGAATAAATAAGTACATTcaaactattaataaaaaaCCCTCAAAACTAATGCAAGCACTGCTTAAACATGCGGTACCTGAAGTCTGAGTCACTCCAAAAGATttgctttgaataaaaatgCTGCAGTTTTCAGTTGCAGCTTTTTTGACTCATAACATCATCACAGTATCGCTGATTCTAATGAGGAATATATGCCTCTTAATGCTGGCTAGGTTTGTTCCAGTCCTTGAttttgattggtcaatagctgttTTATTGCAATTTTGATATGAAAGGCTTTTATAAATTTGACTATGTGAAAGTtgcatttttacatatttttaggGCTTTGTgccaaatgttttataaaatgtaacttAAGCCTAGTGCTGCTGTATGTGTGAATAAATCACAGCTTATTCCATGATAGGTCTACAGCACAACCCCTTTTAAGTTATAAGCATtcataaaaaattatgtaaatgtaaattgtgCAATTTTTATGCTGCTCAATAAACCATTTAAATCACTGTTTCATATACATTTAGCTAGATATGCAGTACTATACAGAGTATTCACACTGAGACCTACTACATTACTGTAGGCTAGAATTCCATTCTGAACACTGGAATGTTAACACTAGAAATAAAAGGTCCAGTCAAGTgtgatgcattgtgggatacacTATTTTGTAAGCACTGTTGCATACTGCAGATTTCTTGCATTTAATCATTTAGGTATTCCATTCAAATAGAAAGTTTGCATGCTTTGCACACATACTATGTACTGCAGCAATAGTAAGAGTAGCATGGTAGTATGCTATTCTaagtatgtgaccctgtctgtgaaataacTAAGTGCTAAAGTCTTACCCAGTCAAGAATATCTaggttatttttcacataatgttctttacattaggTATGtagtatgattttatgtagaaaccagttatttacaaaaaaaaaaaacatttaagctAACTTTTCACTGACTGGGTCACCATCCATCTTTCCTCGTGTTCTTACCTATTGTCCAGCGTCTGCAGGCTGCTCTTCAGTTCCCTCTGTCTTCGAGAGCTCCCCCTGGCGGCAGAAAGACATTCAGCTGTGAAAGAGTGTTTATCCTTGCCTCGCTTATTAAGGTACATTTTGGAATGATCTCCCACATTAACATCTGTTTGGGTGTGGTGTTGTTTGGGAGATTTCATAGTATCTGAGGTAAAATGATGATCTTAATTTGCAATGTGTCAAATTCATTTATGttgctgatttaaaaaaaaactgaactgAGGAGACATAACAATGTAGCATATAGTTTGCATTCAAGTGAAGATATGAAtgaatttaatacatttcataATAAGTATTTGTTAGTGTTTCGTTTGATGTGTTGAATAAGAGAGATTAATCGATGATGTTGATAAGTTTGATGTTTTACGTGGATGAGCGCATGCTTTAACtgcatgcatgcatttgtttatatgcatgcatAAGCACCTCAGTGTTCTCCAGCTCATCCTGTTTATGATTGGGTAAGAAGAACAAGTAAATGGAAGCACAGTCATCaaagcaaaaggaaaaaaacaataaaaagacaataaaacccttaaaatattttctggcTTAAATAATGTCTATTTAAATAACAATTATACAGTGCACCCTTTAAGGCATCAATGCACGTTCAATTTTGATGGTGTTTAGTAATATTAATAATCTCTTTTGCCCACCTGTTTGACCAGGCCAGCAGATGTAACCACAGTCTCCAGTCCTTCCACTGTCTTTTCTGACACCTGATTGGCTCCGGCTACAGCGGTCTCACCCACAAGATTCGCCTGCTCTGTTGTTTTATGAGCAACTAGGTACAACATAGATACAATATAGATTATAGATATAGATACATAGGACAATACTAGAATGTATGATTCAAAGTGGATTTTTATATGGGTTTAGGGtgtaaaaatttaaaatgtaaatttctatttttttttacctgtgtTCACACCTGTCACAACACCTTCTTTTGTCTTTGTGCCTATCAAAAACAAACAGGTATGTATTACA
It encodes the following:
- the sncga gene encoding synuclein, gamma a, with the protein product MDALKKGFSMAKEGVVAAAEKTKAGVEEAAAKTKEGVMYVGTKTKEGVVTGVNTVAHKTTEQANLVGETAVAGANQVSEKTVEGLETVVTSAGLVKQGELSKTEGTEEQPADAGQ